From the Anoplopoma fimbria isolate UVic2021 breed Golden Eagle Sablefish chromosome 14, Afim_UVic_2022, whole genome shotgun sequence genome, one window contains:
- the ufc1 gene encoding ubiquitin-fold modifier-conjugating enzyme 1: MADDAARRAVSQIPLLKTNAGPRDRALWPRRLKEEFTALIRCVESNKAADNDWFRLEASPDGTRWTGTCWVIHQLLRYEFRLEFDIPVTYPDTAPEAAIPELDGKTAKMFRGGRVCLTDHFAPLWARNAPRFGLAHLMALGLGPWLAVEVPDLVGKGLVVHKEQQEQRGE, translated from the coding sequence ATGGCGGACGACGCCGCGCGCAGGGCCGTGTCGCAGATCCCGCTGCTGAAGACCAACGCGGGGCCGCGGGACCGCGCGCTGTGGCCGCGGCGGCTGAAGGAGGAGTTCACGGCGCTGATCCGCTGCGTGGAGAGCAACAAGGCGGCCGACAACGACTGGTTCCGCCTGGAGGCCAGCCCGGACGGGACACGCTGGACCGGGACGTGCTGGGTCATCCACCAGCTGCTGCGCTACGAGTTCCGGCTGGAGTTCGACATCCCGGTGACGTACCCGGACACGGCGCCGGAGGCCGCCATCCCGGAGCTGGACGGCAAGACGGCCAAGATGTTCCGCGGCGGACGGGTTTGTCTGACGGACCACTTCGCGCCGCTCTGGGCCCGCAACGCGCCGCGCTTCGGGCTGGCGCACCTGATGGCGCTGGGCCTGGGCCCGTGGCTGGCCGTGGAGGTGCCGGACCTGGTCGGGAAGGGGCTGGTGGTCCAcaaggagcagcaggagcagcggGGGGAGTGA
- the fktn gene encoding fukutin isoform X2 codes for MPRVNRTAVVTLLLVCSSAFLLLQLYYYRNYVSTAGPHILSRTGHLTANDLQWQTVKKFLGLARHFRLPLFLADTAALTLLSHDALRQRDRLVREPHCSFLCTGRPVTSFALHANLWKYDPGFLLAAEQKGFELLELRGEDPRLASLDNLSGEEIPLHFLFRLNGYIIQVVFLYERSGNYLWHGELRLKNNVDRSFAPFKLLDYGRHAGSYDRPELVLTVLDGLDVRIPGNVSRFLSEQLQARFLECRYRDARNFLQLYPDDTSPEAVDFRKKVKSLLHLAARILAQLDIPFWLSSGTCLGWFRQCSVISYSRDVDIGIFIKDFRSDIIAAFRNGGLSLKHKFGKAGDSLELSFLSDDVKLDIFFFYEDGDIMWNGGTQAKSGKKFKYIFPRFSLCWAELLELKVRVPCETLDYVTANYGASWSVPVRSWDWKLSPSNVQENGVWPPAEWAELIQVY; via the exons ATGCCGCGCGTGAACCGGACGGCGGTGGTGACGCTGCTGCTCGTCTGCAGCTCCgccttcctgctgctgcagctgtacTACTACCGGAACTACGTCAGCACG GCTGGCCCTCACATCCTGAGCCGAACAGGACACCTAACCGCCAACGACCTCCAATGG CAAACGGTGAAGAAGTTTCTGGGGTTAGCTCGGCACTTCAGGCTGCCGCTGTTCCTCGCCGACACCGCCGCCCTGACGCTGCTCTCCCACGATGCTTTGCGGCAGCGTGACCGGCTGGTCCGTGAGCCGCACTGCAGCTTCCTGTGCACGGGCCGGCCAGTCACGTCCTTCGCTCTGCACGCCAACCTGTGGAAGTAcgat cccGGCTTCCTATTGGCTGCTGAGCAGAAAGGCTTCGAGCTGCTGGAGCTGCGAGGAGAGGACCCCCGATTGGCCAGTCTGGACAACCTATCAGGAGAGGAGATCCccctccacttcctgttccGCCTCAACGGTTACATCATACAG GTGGTGTTCCTGTACGAGCGCAGCGGGAACTACCTGTGGCACGGAGAGCTGCGGCTCAAAAACAACGTGGACCGAAGCTTTGCTCCCTTCAAACTGCTCGACTACGGACGCCACGCTGGATCTTACGACAG GCCGGAGCTGGTCCTGACGGTCCTTGACGGCCTGGACGTTCGAATCCCGGGCAACGTTTCTCGTTTCCTGTCCGAGCAGCTACAGGCTCGCTTCCTGGAGTGCCGTTACCGTGACGCCCGCAACTTCCTGCAG CTCTACCCTGATGACACGTCTCCAGAGGCCGTGGATTTTCGGAAGAAGGTGAAGTCGTTGCTTCATTTAGCCGCTCGAATACTCGCTCAGCTCGACATCCCGTTCTGGCTCAGCAGCGGCACCTGTCTGG GCTGGTTCAGGCAGTGCAGCGTCATCTCGTACAGTCGAGACGTCGACATCGGTATTTTCATCAAGGACTTCAGGTCGGACATCATCGCAGCGTTCAGGAACGGCGGACTGTCACTCAAACACAAGTTTGGAAAG GCGGGGGACAGTCTGGAACTATCATTCCTGAGTGACGACGTCAAActggacattttctttttctacgaGGACGGAGACATCATGTGGAACGGAGGGACGCAGGCGAAGAGCGGCAAGAAGTTCAA GTACATCTTCCCTCGGTTCTCTCTGTGCTGGGCGGAGCTTCTGGAGCTAAAAGTTCGCGTTCCCTGTGAAACGCTCGACTACGTCACGGCGAACTACGGCGCCTCGTGGAGCGTCCCCGTGAGGAGCTGGGACTGGAAGTTGTCGCCTAGCAATGTGCAGGAAAACGGGGTGTGGCCTCCGGCAGAGTGGGCGGAGCTTATCCAGGTTTACTAA
- the fktn gene encoding fukutin isoform X1: protein MPRVNRTAVVTLLLVCSSAFLLLQLYYYRNYVSTISHHAFLLQAGPHILSRTGHLTANDLQWQTVKKFLGLARHFRLPLFLADTAALTLLSHDALRQRDRLVREPHCSFLCTGRPVTSFALHANLWKYDPGFLLAAEQKGFELLELRGEDPRLASLDNLSGEEIPLHFLFRLNGYIIQVVFLYERSGNYLWHGELRLKNNVDRSFAPFKLLDYGRHAGSYDRPELVLTVLDGLDVRIPGNVSRFLSEQLQARFLECRYRDARNFLQLYPDDTSPEAVDFRKKVKSLLHLAARILAQLDIPFWLSSGTCLGWFRQCSVISYSRDVDIGIFIKDFRSDIIAAFRNGGLSLKHKFGKAGDSLELSFLSDDVKLDIFFFYEDGDIMWNGGTQAKSGKKFKYIFPRFSLCWAELLELKVRVPCETLDYVTANYGASWSVPVRSWDWKLSPSNVQENGVWPPAEWAELIQVY from the exons ATGCCGCGCGTGAACCGGACGGCGGTGGTGACGCTGCTGCTCGTCTGCAGCTCCgccttcctgctgctgcagctgtacTACTACCGGAACTACGTCAGCACG atttcccatcatgcatttcTTCTGCAGGCTGGCCCTCACATCCTGAGCCGAACAGGACACCTAACCGCCAACGACCTCCAATGG CAAACGGTGAAGAAGTTTCTGGGGTTAGCTCGGCACTTCAGGCTGCCGCTGTTCCTCGCCGACACCGCCGCCCTGACGCTGCTCTCCCACGATGCTTTGCGGCAGCGTGACCGGCTGGTCCGTGAGCCGCACTGCAGCTTCCTGTGCACGGGCCGGCCAGTCACGTCCTTCGCTCTGCACGCCAACCTGTGGAAGTAcgat cccGGCTTCCTATTGGCTGCTGAGCAGAAAGGCTTCGAGCTGCTGGAGCTGCGAGGAGAGGACCCCCGATTGGCCAGTCTGGACAACCTATCAGGAGAGGAGATCCccctccacttcctgttccGCCTCAACGGTTACATCATACAG GTGGTGTTCCTGTACGAGCGCAGCGGGAACTACCTGTGGCACGGAGAGCTGCGGCTCAAAAACAACGTGGACCGAAGCTTTGCTCCCTTCAAACTGCTCGACTACGGACGCCACGCTGGATCTTACGACAG GCCGGAGCTGGTCCTGACGGTCCTTGACGGCCTGGACGTTCGAATCCCGGGCAACGTTTCTCGTTTCCTGTCCGAGCAGCTACAGGCTCGCTTCCTGGAGTGCCGTTACCGTGACGCCCGCAACTTCCTGCAG CTCTACCCTGATGACACGTCTCCAGAGGCCGTGGATTTTCGGAAGAAGGTGAAGTCGTTGCTTCATTTAGCCGCTCGAATACTCGCTCAGCTCGACATCCCGTTCTGGCTCAGCAGCGGCACCTGTCTGG GCTGGTTCAGGCAGTGCAGCGTCATCTCGTACAGTCGAGACGTCGACATCGGTATTTTCATCAAGGACTTCAGGTCGGACATCATCGCAGCGTTCAGGAACGGCGGACTGTCACTCAAACACAAGTTTGGAAAG GCGGGGGACAGTCTGGAACTATCATTCCTGAGTGACGACGTCAAActggacattttctttttctacgaGGACGGAGACATCATGTGGAACGGAGGGACGCAGGCGAAGAGCGGCAAGAAGTTCAA GTACATCTTCCCTCGGTTCTCTCTGTGCTGGGCGGAGCTTCTGGAGCTAAAAGTTCGCGTTCCCTGTGAAACGCTCGACTACGTCACGGCGAACTACGGCGCCTCGTGGAGCGTCCCCGTGAGGAGCTGGGACTGGAAGTTGTCGCCTAGCAATGTGCAGGAAAACGGGGTGTGGCCTCCGGCAGAGTGGGCGGAGCTTATCCAGGTTTACTAA
- the apc gene encoding LOW QUALITY PROTEIN: adenomatous polyposis coli protein (The sequence of the model RefSeq protein was modified relative to this genomic sequence to represent the inferred CDS: inserted 4 bases in 3 codons; deleted 2 bases in 1 codon), producing MAAASYDQLLRQVEVLKMENSNLRQELQDNSNHLTKLESEASNMKEVLKQLQGTIEEDSGEASGSQLELIERLKEMSLESAGFKPRSRPPLPPSSSSSSTSSGSSAPGGAAGGSGAPGPSTTTGFPRRGLPTAGRDSHDRCLEELEKERSLLLAELEKEEKEKDWYYAQLQNLTKRIDSLPLTENFTLQTDMSRRQLEFEARQIRSAMEEQLGSCQEMERRAQDRVSRIQQIDKDILRLGARLQVEEAPGASDSSGLAGAQSSSSRLEHEPANETSYSVPRRITSHLGTKVEMVYSLLSMLGTHDKDDMSRTLLAMSSSQDSCIAMRQSGCLPLLIQLLHGNDKDSLLLGNSRGSKEARARASAALHNIVHSQPDDKRGRREIRVLHLLEQVRHYCEECWSWQENHERGVDQEDNPMPSPVEHQICPAVCVLMKLSFDEEHRHAMNELGGLQAVAELLQVDCEMFGLSSDHYSVTLRRYAGMALTNLTFGDVANKATLCSMKGCMRAMVAQLKSDSEDLQQVIASVLRNLSWRADVNSKKTLREVGSVRALTGCALEVQKESTLKSVLSALWNLSAHCTENKADICAVDGALAFLVGTLTHRSHTNTLAIIESGGGILRNVSSLIATNEAHRQILREHGCLPTLLQHLKSHSLTIVSNACGTLWNLSARDSKDQEALWELGAVGMLRNLIHSRHKMIAMGSAAALRNLMANRPARYKDASVVSPGAGXPSLHARKQKALFEELDAQQLSETFDNIDNLSPKAAHRKGRGCNGAGGAGAGNPTRSYTNTPVLSSPKNGDGSKRTTEEVPYARPVFPPXVRASSDSLNSVTSADGYGNRGKTKPSTEPFYSSDESGVNKCCVYRKYPADLAHKIRSANHMADDDGGELDTPINYSLKYSDEQLNSGRQSPSHRGSIESDEEDELGARLRRRNDGNDQAPTGSRIASPASSRYVAAAATSNFGGDATVEQPIDYSLKYGADAARKPLFKQEETAAPSGPPPPSSSSNKLRPPPPPANRTVPKGNQEATQTYCVEDTPICFSRGSSLSSLSSEEEEEDGDVIGKKRRGGRGGGGGNDYPTLPVSEKDAHEQQQRQQKEAESQTASAAAAAAAAAAAPSSRGRRGHHHHHGHAHHHHHHHVASSSGARTPKSPPEQPYAQETPLMFSRCTSVSSLDSFSTSSIASSVRSSEPCSGMPSGVVSPSDLPDSPGQTMPPSRAKTPPMPPPTQNTKQEEKTKKKKDEEESSADVLLHFATESTPHGFSRASSLSALSLDEPYIAAEMRGKKEDEEGGNEERKDEEAGEPILDESDDDDDIEILEACINMAMPKSSRKPKKQQQQQQQQAAPRKPSQLPVYKLHPPQSRTQSQQRKDVPPPPEEVPRVYCVEGTPLNFSTATSLSDLTIDSPPNEETVAAVAPSAPPNSVQRRGAGLPEGENGDDILAECISAAMPKAKPRKPIRASVNSEHLQAPPLPPAVPPPLGLQQQKKKPTSPVKPMPQRAGYAVTTSTAAKAKPGFAFDSPHHYTPIEGTPCCFSRNDSLSSLDFDEDDGGEKDEEKKTKEEEGRKRKQQTAAVFPRTKPATNATASDERQKFAIEDTPVCFSRNSSLSSLSDIDQENNNKEFAPPPPKEKDGGKVGKKSPPPPQEELKPRPSAASGYAPKAFHVEDTPVCFSRNSSLSSLSIDSEDDLLQECISSAMPKKKKKAAAAAAAAPVATTLPAPKAEDDILAEEEPSEAPRSPASPDSETFDWKAIQEGANSIVSSLNAAAAAATPLSRQPSSDSDSVLSLKSVGSPFRMPAANNNAEEEGEEKEEAAMKRGARILKAGERTTLEAKKKKEEQEEEEEAAKALRGGKKVYRSLITGKLRAEPAARGRSKPRALPVAKPPGSNDGADRGGGSSRDSTPSRSSSAAANQKGGKLLQMPRTASPGSASSSSSSASRPAKQSGAPRSGGGGGGGGIPRSESASRVSGSTAAKKQKAEPEKPALVRQSTFIKEAPSPTLKRKLEESAAAVVVTALESPSSPDAPLPLTTRRHDVNRSHSESPSRPQEVTSSRFSRTGTWKRESSSAGGRRRGSSGKHSTSLPRVGTWKRTGSSSSVLSASSESSEKGRSEEESAVRSKGTWRKAKSSGGGDSAGRFSDKSEDVWVRLEDCPVNNPRSSSSCSARSPTTANAPPVIDSPASSKIPSSSSSSSSNLNLRRSCESLDDKPPLTPERPQQQPQQQQRSQQRSGAVAARVSPFNYTPSPRKSNTDVTTTPTPTTTTSSSPSSTTPTRPSLIPTAVAKKREPKGGXGGGSGGERGSYIVTSV from the exons ATGGCGGCAGCGTCTTACGACCAGCTGCTGAGACAGGTGGAGGTGCTAAAGATGGAGAACTCTAACTTGCGACAGGAGCTGCAGGACAACTCCAACCATCTGACCAAACTGGAAAGTGAGGCCTCCAACATGAAG gaagtgctgaAGCAGCTGCAGGGCACCATAGAAGAAGACTCTGGAGAGGCGTCTGGCTCTCAGCTGGAGCTCATCGAAAGACTGAAAG agatGAGCCTGGAGTCTGCAGGGTTTAAGCCCAGGTCGAGGCCTCCTCTGCccccctcgtcctcctccagctccacctccTCTGGTTCTTCAGctcctggaggagcagctggaggctcCGGAGCTCCAGGCCCCTCGACCACCACCGGCTTCCCCAGGAGAGGGCTGCCGACTGCGGGCAGAGACAGCCACGACCGCTGCCTTgaggagctggagaaagagag GTCTCTCCTATTGGCTgagctggagaaggaggagaaggagaaggactGGTACTACGCTCAGCTGCAGAATCTCACCAAGAGGATCGACAGTCTGCCGCTCACCGAGAAC TTCACTCTGCAGACGGACATGAGTCGGCGTCAGCTGGAGTTCGAGGCCCGTCAGATCCGCTCGGCgatggaggagcagctgggTTCCTGtcaggagatggagaggagagctCAG gATCGCGTGTCCCGTATTCAGCAGATAGATAAAGACATCCTGAGACTGGGAGCCCGACTACAG gtggaGGAGGCTCCGGGGGCGAGCGACAGCAGCGGATTGGCCGGAGCTCAG AGCTCCAGCAGCCGGTTAGAACACGAGCCGGCCAATGAGACAAGCTACTCTGTGCCTCGACGAATCACCAGCCACCTCGGCACCAAG GTGGAGATGGTGTATAGCCTTCTGTCAATGCTGGGGACTCACGATAAAGACGACATGTCGCGGACGCTGCTCGCCATGTCGAGCTCTCAGGACTCGTGCATCGCCATGCGTCAGTCTGGCTGCCTGCCGCTGCTCATCCAGCTGCTGCACGGCAACGACAAGGACTCCCTGTTGCTAG GTAACTCTCGTGGCAGCAAGGAGGCCCGTGCGCGAGCATCGGCGGCGCTGCACAACATCGTCCACAGTCAGCCCGACGACAAGAGAGGCCGGCGTGAGATCAGAGTGCTCCACCTGTTGGAGCAAGTGCGACATTACTGCGAGGAGTGCTGGAGCTGGCAGGAGAACCACGAGAGGGGCGTCGACCAGGAGGACAACCCCA tGCCGTCTCCAGTGGAGCATCAGATCTGTCCGGCCGTCTGCGTCCTCATGAAGCTTTCCTTTGATGAAGAACATCGACACGCCATGAACGAACTCG GCGGTCTGCAGGCGGTGGCggagctgctgcaggtggaCTGTGAGATGTTCGGTCTGAGCAGCGATCATTACAGCGTCACCCTGAGGAGATACGCCGGCATGGCGCTCACCAACCTCACCTTTGGAGACGTAGCCAATAAG GCCACGCTGTGCTCCATGAAGGGCTGCATGAGAGCGATGGTCGCTCAGCTGAAGTCCGACAGTGAAGACCTGCAGCAG GTGATAGCGAGTGTGTTGAGGAACTTGTCGTGGCGTGCCGATGTCAACAGTAAGAAGACGCTGCGTGAGGTCGGCAGCGTGCGGGCGCTGACGGGCTGCGCTCTCGAGGTccagaag GAGTCGACTCTGAAGTCCGTACTGAGCGCGCTCTGGAACCTGTCGGCTCACTGCACGGAGAACAAGGCGGATATCTGCGCGGTGGACGGCGCTCTGGCGTTTCTGGTGGGAACCCTGACGCACCGCAGCCACACCAACACGCTCGCCATCATCGAGAGCGGCGGCGGAATCCTCCGCAACGTGTCCAGCCTCATCGCCACCAACGAAGCGCACAG GCAGATCTTACGTGAGCACGGCTGCCTGCCGACTCTGCTGCAGCACCTGAAGTCTCACAGTTTGACCATCGTGTCCAACGCCTGCGGGACGCTCTGGAATCTGTCGGCCAGAGACTCCAAAGACCAGGAGGCATTATGGGAGCTGGGCGCCGTCGGCATGCTGCGCAACCTCATTCACTCCCGTCACAAGATGATCGCCATGGGCAGCGCCGCCGCCCTCCGTAACCTGATGGCCAACCGGCCGGCCCGCTACAAGGACGCCAGCGTGGTGTCGCCGGGCGCCG GCCCGTCGCTGCACGCCCGCAAACAGAAGGCGTTGTTTGAGGAGCTGGACGCCCAGCAGCTGTCAGAGACTTTCGACAACATCGACAACCTGAGCCCCAAAGCGGCGCACAGGAAGGGGCGGGGCTGCAACGGcgctggaggagcaggagcagggaACCCGACACGCTCGTACACCAACACGCCGGTTCTGTCGAGCCCGAAGAACGGAGACGGATCAAAAAGGACGACTGAGGAAGTGCCGTACGCTCGGCCGGTGTTCCCCC GCGTCCGAGCGTCCAGCGACAGCCTGAACAGCGTGACGAGCGCCGACGGATACGGAAACCGCGGCAAGACGAAACCGTCGACGGAGCCGTTCTACTCGTCCGACGAGAGCGGAGTCAACAAGTGCTGCGTCTACAGGAAGTACCCGGCCGACCTGGCGCACAAGATCCGCAGCGCCAACCACATGGCGGACGACGACGGCGGGGAGTTGGACACGCCCATCAACTACAGCCTGAAGTACTCGGACGAACAGCTGAACTCTGGGAGACAGAGTCCGAGTCACCGTGGCAGCATCGAGAGCGACGAGGAGGACGAACTGGGCGCCAGGCTGAGGAGACGGAACGACGGCAACGACCAGGCGCCGACCGGCAGCCGCATAGCGTCC CCAGCATCCTCGCGCTACGTTGCTGCCGCGGCAACGTCAAACTTTGGCGGTGACGCAACAGTCGAGCAGCCAATCGACTACAGCCTGAAGTACGGCGCTGACGCCGCACGCAAACCGCTGTTCAAGCAAGAGGAGACCGCCGCTCCCTCTGGCCCGCCTCCTCCGTCATCCTCCAGCAACAAGCTCCGCCCCCCTCCGCCCCCAGCCAATCGCACAGTGCCAAAAGGCAACCAGGAGGCGACACAGACGTATTGCGTGGAGGACACGCCCATCTGCTTCTCCAGAGGCAGCTCTCTCTCCTCGCTGTCCtccgaggaggaagaggaagacggcGATGTCATcgggaagaagagaagaggagggaggggcggcggcggcggcaacGACTACCCGACACTTCCTGTCAGCGAGAAAGACGCACacgagcagcagcagaggcagcagaagGAGGCGGAGAGCCAGACCgccagtgctgctgctgccgccgccgctgctgccgctgctccCTCCTCTCGAGGAAGGCGTggtcaccaccaccatcacggCCACgcccaccaccatcaccaccaccacgtGGCGTCGTCATCGGGCGCCAGGACGCCTAAGAGTCCTCCGGAGCAACCGTACGCTCAGGAGACGCCGCTGATGTTCAGCCGCTGCACGTCGGTCAGCTCCCTGGACagcttctccacctcctccatcgCTAGCTCCGTGCGCTCCAGCGAGCCGTGTAGCGGCATGCCGAGCGGCGTCGTCAGCCCCAGCGACCTTCCCGACAGCCCGGGTCAGACCATGCCGCCGAGCCGCGCCAAGACGCCACCGATGCCGCCACCAACGCAGAACAcaaagcaggaggagaagaccaagaagaagaaggacgaggaggagagcAGCGCTGACGTCCTGCTGCATTTCGCCACGGAGAGCACGCCACACGGCTTCTCCAGAGCCTCCAGTCTGAGCGCCCTCAGTCTGGACGAGCCGTACATCGCGGCAGAGATGAGGGGTAagaaagaggatgaggagggagggaacGAGGAGAGGAAGGACGAGGAGGCGGGGGAACCAATCCTTGACGAGTctgacgacgacgacgacatCGAGATCCTGGAGGCGTGCATCAACATGGCCATGCCCAAGTCGTCACGGAAAccaaagaagcagcagcagcagcagcagcaacaagcaGCGCCAAGGAAACCCAGCCAGCTTCCTGTTTATAAGCTCCACCCACCTCAGAGCCGCACCCAATCACAGCAGAGGAAGGACGTGCCTCCGCCGCCGGAGGAGGTGCCGAGAGTTTACTGTGTGGAAGGAACGCCGCTCAACTTCTCCACCGCCACCTCGCTCAGTGACCTCACTATCGACTCCCCGCCCAATGAGGAGACAGTAGCCGCTGTCGCACCTTCAGCCCCGCCCAACTCCGTCCAGAGGAGGGGGGCCGGACTACCCGAAGGCGAGAATGGTGACGACATCCTCGCCGAGTGCATCAGCGCTGCCATGCCCAAAGCCAAACCCAGAAAACCAATCAGAGCATCGGTGAACAGCGAGCACCTTCAAGCCCCGCCTCTCCCTCCTGCGGTCCCGCCCCCTCTcggcctgcagcagcagaagaagaagccgACCTCGCCGGTGAAGCCGATGCCCCAGCGGGCGGGGTACGCCGTCACCACGTCAACAGCTGCCAAAGCAAAACCAGGGTTTGCCTTCGACTCGCCGCATCACTACACGCCCATCGAGGGAACGCCGTGCTGCTTCTCACGCAACGACTCGCTGAGCTCGCTCGACTTCGACGAGGACGACGGCGGCGAGAAGGAcgaggagaagaaaacaaaagaagaagaaggcaggaagaggaagcagcagaCGGCGGCCGTTTTCCCCCGAACGAAACCCGCTACCAATGCGACGGCGTCCGATGAGAGGCAGAAGTTCGCCATCGAGGACACGCCCGTCTGCTTCTCCAGGAACTCGTCTCTGAGCTCGCTGAGCGACATCGACcaggagaacaacaacaaggagTTCGCTCCGCCGCCGCCCAaggagaaagatggaggcaAGGTGGGAAAAaagtctcctcctcccccacagGAAGAGttgaagccccgcccctctgcGGCGAGCGGCTACGCTCCCAAAGCGTTCCACGTAGAAGACACGCCGGTCTGCTTCTCCAGGAACTCCTCGCTCAGCTCGCTGAGCATCGACTCGGAGGACGACCTGCTGCAGGAGTGCATCAGCTCCGCCATgcccaagaagaagaagaaagctgCAGCCGCCGCCGCGGCCGCACCCGTTGCCACGACACTTCCTGCTCCCAAAGCAGAGGATGACATTTTGGCAGAGGAGGAGCCTTCAGAGGCGCCAAGAAGCCCCGCCTCCCCAGACTCTGAGACATTTGATTGGAAGGCGATCCAAGAGGGCGCCAACTCCATCGTCAGCAGCCTGAAcgctgccgccgccgccgccacgcCGCTGTCACGCCAACCGTCATCAGACTCCGACTCGGTTCTCTCCCTGAAGTCTGTGGGCTCGCCGTTCCGCATGCCAGCAGCCAATAACAacgcagaagaagaaggggaggagaaggaggaggcggCGATGAAGCGAGGGGCGAGGATTCTGAAGGCCGGAGAACGCACCACGCTGGaggccaagaagaagaaggaggagcaggaggaggaggaggaggcagcgaAGGCGTTGAGAGGCGGGAAGAAGGTGTACAGGAGTCTGATCACAGGGAAGCTGAGGGCGGAGCCAGCTGCCAGGGGGCGGAGCAAGCCCAGAGCGTTACCCGTGGCCAAACCTCCAGGTAGCAACGACGGCGCTGACAGAGGAGGCGGGTCCTCTCGGGACTCCACGCCGTCTCGCTCTTCCAgtgcagcagccaatcagaaaggAGGGAAGCTGCTTCAGATGCCGCGTACGGCGTCTCCAGGAAGtgcatcatcatcgtcatcttCAGCCTCCAGACCGGCCAAACAGAGCGGAGCGCCGAggagcggcggcggcggcggcggtggagGCATCCCAAGGAGCGAGTCAGCGTCGAGGGTCAGTGGCTCCACGGCCGCCAAGAAGCAGAAGGCGGAGCCAGAGAAGCCGGCACTCGTCCGTCAGTCGACCTTCATCAAAGAAGCTCCGAGTCCGACGCtgaagaggaagctggaggagTCGGCAGCGGCGGTGGTTGTGACGGCGTTAGAGTCGCCGTCCAGCCCCGATGCACCGCTACCGTTAACGACCAGGAGACACGACGTCAACCGCTCGCACTCTGAGAGCCCGTCACGcccacaggaagtgacatcatcacgGTTCAGCCGCACGGGAACCTGGAAGCGGGAGAGTAGCAGcgctggggggaggaggagggggagcagCGGCAAACACTCGACATCGTTACCTCGCGTGGGGACGTGGAAGAGGACGGGGAGCTCGTCGTCGGTGCTGTCTGCATCGTCGGAGTCCAGCGAGAAGGGGCGGAGCGAGGAGGAGAGCGCCGTGAGGTCGAAGGGAACGTGGAGGAAGGCGAAGAGCAGTGGCGGCGGCGACTCAGCCGGACGCTTCTCCGACAAATCAGAAGACGTGTGGGTTCGTCTGGAGGATTGTCCCGTCAACAACCCgcgctcctcctcttcctgttcgGCTCGCTCGCCAACCACCGCCAACGCCCCGCCCGTCATCGACAGCCCCGCCTCCTCCAagatcccctcctcctcctcctcctcgtcctccaaCCTCAACCTGCGCCGGAGCTGCGAGAGCCTCGACGACAAACCGCCGCTGACGCCGGAACGCCCGCAACAACaaccgcagcagcagcagcgcagtCAGCAGCGGAGCGGCGCCGTGGCGGCCCGAGTCAGCCCCTTCAACTACACGCCAAGCCCGAGGAAGAGCAACACCGATGTCACCACCACGCCCACGCCAACCACCACGACATCATCGTCACCTTCATCAACGACCCCCACGCGACCTTCACTCATCCCCACGGCCGTCGCTAAGAAACGGGAGCCGAAGGGCGG GGGCGGCGGCAGCGGCGGGGAGCGTGGCTCGTACATCGTGACGTCCgtgtga